A section of the Plutella xylostella chromosome 18, ilPluXylo3.1, whole genome shotgun sequence genome encodes:
- the LOC105390501 gene encoding zinc finger protein 99 isoform X4 translates to MALQAENLTTCCRTCTEGSLEMFDVFATYNSLVIAEVLCTCTAVKIEKDDSLPQQICIKCYKQLTMFVDYKAQAELADSKLRASLSSGKLEVSVKEEQDSFENYPCDEDYSFDYTDETESEVKQEYCRTEAEVTEKKKSKNFSCHVCSEVFRKLIHLRNHIRTEHPGERIKSEFTCKVCGKSFKHHNRLLRHNLIHDTKQKQFPCVLCPESFRRMSLLTSHLIIEHNQIGDVKLGAICDIGVNDNQEIKKEEPDIFLCDVCSCTFDSAHSLAAHKKKHTKPGRVLACSICGKVFKKTSHLKRHELTHDVNRPYKCCLCKKAFVKESDLLSHLDKHKGISSGPYRCAICSKEFTHKSALTTHIKIHTGDRPYLCPTCGKRFDSSNNLKQHIRRHNGEKPFECNLCPKRFISKGELKSHGVTHTGLRAWTCDQCGAAFTKSTTLHKHRMRHLWVKPHPCDKCPMK, encoded by the exons ATGGCTTTGCAAGCAGAGAATTTGACGACTTGCTGTCGAACTTGCACAGAGGGCTCATTGGAAATGTTCGATGTGTTTGCAACTTATAACAGCTTAGTTATTGCCGAGGTGCTCTGCACATGCACAGCTGTAAAG ATTGAAAAAGACGATAGTTTACCTCAACAAATATGCATAAAATGCTACAAGCAGCTCACAATGTTTGTAGACTACAAAGCACAGGCGGAGCTGGCAGATTCTAAACTACGAGCTTCACTGTCCAGTGGAAAACTAGAGGTTTCTGTCAAAGAAGAGCAAGACTCCTTTGAAAATTACCCATGTGATGAAGACTACTCCTTTGATTATACAGATGAAACTGAATCAGAGGTTAAGCAAGAGTACTGTAGAACAGAGGCAGAAGTAACAGAAAAAAAGAAATCAAAAAATTTCAGCTGCCACGTTTGCTCTGAAGTATTTAGGAAACTGATTCACTTGAGGAATCACATAAGAACAGAGCATCCTGGCGAACGTATCAAGTCTGAATTCACATGCAAGGTGTGTGGTAAATCATTCAAGCACCATAATAGACTGTTACGACATAATCTAATCCATGATACAAAGCAGAAGCAATTCCCCTGTGTATTATGTCCTGAAAGCTTCCGCAGGATGTCTTTATTGACTAGTCACTTAATAATCGAACATAATCAAATAGGAGATGTGAAACTTGGAGCAATATGTGATATTGGTGTGAACGACAACCaagaaataaagaaagaaGAACCAGACATATTCTTGTGCGATGTTTGCTCATGCACATTTGACTCAGCCCATTCGTTGGCAGCACATAAAAAGAAGCACACAAAACCTGGCAGGGTACTTGCATGTTCAATTTGtggaaaagtttttaagaAGACAAGTCATTTAAAACGTCATGAACTAACACATGATGTGAATAGACCATACAAGTGTTGTTTATGTAAGAAGGCCTTTGTAAAAGAGTCTGACTTATTATCACACTTGGATAAGCATAAGGGAATATCCTCTGGACCGTACAGGTGTGCTATTTGCTCAAAAGAGTTTACACACAAATCAGCATTGACAacacatataaaaatacatactggGGATAGGCCTTATTTATGTCCAACCTGTGGGAAGAGGTTTGATTCTAGCAACAACTTAAAACAGCACATAAGGAGGCATAATGGCGAAAAACCGTTTGAGTGCAATTTGTGTCCAAAAAGATTTATAAGTAAAG GGGAGCTCAAGTCCCACGGCGTGACCCACACAGGACTCCGTGCATGGACATGTGACCAGTGCGGCGCCGCCTTCACCAAGTCCACCACCCTGCACAAGCACCGGATGAGGCACCTCTGGGTCAAGCCGCACCCGTGTGACAAGTGCCCTATGAAGTGA
- the LOC105390501 gene encoding zinc finger protein 660 isoform X3 has translation MALQAENLTTCCRTCTEGSLEMFDVFATYNSLVIAEVLCTCTAVKIEKDDSLPQQICIKCYKQLTMFVDYKAQAELADSKLRASLSSGKLEVSVKEEQDSFENYPCDEDYSFDYTDETESEVKQEYCRTEAEVTEKKKSKNFSCHVCSEVFRKLIHLRNHIRTEHPGERIKSEFTCKVCGKSFKHHNRLLRHNLIHDTKQKQFPCVLCPESFRRMSLLTSHLIIEHNQIGDVKLGAICDIGVNDNQEIKKEEPDIFLCDVCSCTFDSAHSLAAHKKKHTKPGRVLACSICGKVFKKTSHLKRHELTHDVNRPYKCCLCKKAFVKESDLLSHLDKHKGISSGPYRCAICSKEFTHKSALTTHIKIHTGDRPYLCPTCGKRFDSSNNLKQHIRRHNGEKPFECNLCPKRFISKGELKSHGVTHTGLLAWTCDQCGAAFTKSTTLHKHRMRHLGVKPHPCDKCPMKFTTKDHLKRHYRIHTGEKPYKCEFCTRAFSQSNDLAKHRRSHVGDHLYKCDQCTEGFRLKSELTQHISEHFLASKLEAEKNNKSDLKLDKDGESGIESEFLTNGS, from the exons ATGGCTTTGCAAGCAGAGAATTTGACGACTTGCTGTCGAACTTGCACAGAGGGCTCATTGGAAATGTTCGATGTGTTTGCAACTTATAACAGCTTAGTTATTGCCGAGGTGCTCTGCACATGCACAGCTGTAAAG ATTGAAAAAGACGATAGTTTACCTCAACAAATATGCATAAAATGCTACAAGCAGCTCACAATGTTTGTAGACTACAAAGCACAGGCGGAGCTGGCAGATTCTAAACTACGAGCTTCACTGTCCAGTGGAAAACTAGAGGTTTCTGTCAAAGAAGAGCAAGACTCCTTTGAAAATTACCCATGTGATGAAGACTACTCCTTTGATTATACAGATGAAACTGAATCAGAGGTTAAGCAAGAGTACTGTAGAACAGAGGCAGAAGTAACAGAAAAAAAGAAATCAAAAAATTTCAGCTGCCACGTTTGCTCTGAAGTATTTAGGAAACTGATTCACTTGAGGAATCACATAAGAACAGAGCATCCTGGCGAACGTATCAAGTCTGAATTCACATGCAAGGTGTGTGGTAAATCATTCAAGCACCATAATAGACTGTTACGACATAATCTAATCCATGATACAAAGCAGAAGCAATTCCCCTGTGTATTATGTCCTGAAAGCTTCCGCAGGATGTCTTTATTGACTAGTCACTTAATAATCGAACATAATCAAATAGGAGATGTGAAACTTGGAGCAATATGTGATATTGGTGTGAACGACAACCaagaaataaagaaagaaGAACCAGACATATTCTTGTGCGATGTTTGCTCATGCACATTTGACTCAGCCCATTCGTTGGCAGCACATAAAAAGAAGCACACAAAACCTGGCAGGGTACTTGCATGTTCAATTTGtggaaaagtttttaagaAGACAAGTCATTTAAAACGTCATGAACTAACACATGATGTGAATAGACCATACAAGTGTTGTTTATGTAAGAAGGCCTTTGTAAAAGAGTCTGACTTATTATCACACTTGGATAAGCATAAGGGAATATCCTCTGGACCGTACAGGTGTGCTATTTGCTCAAAAGAGTTTACACACAAATCAGCATTGACAacacatataaaaatacatactggGGATAGGCCTTATTTATGTCCAACCTGTGGGAAGAGGTTTGATTCTAGCAACAACTTAAAACAGCACATAAGGAGGCATAATGGCGAAAAACCGTTTGAGTGCAATTTGTGTCCAAAAAGATTTATAAGTAAAG GGGAGCTCAAGTCCCACGGCGTGACCCACACAGGACTCC TCGCGTGGACGTGCGACCAGTGCGGCGCCGCCTTCACCAAGTCCACCACCCTGCACAAGCACCGGATGAGGCACCTCGGGGTCAAGCCGCACCCGTGCGACAAGTGCCCCATGAA ATTCACAACAAAAGACCATCTAAAGCGTCACTACCGCATCCACACCGGCGAGAAGCCATACAAGTGCGAGTTCTGCACGCGCGCGTTCTCCCAGAGCAACGACCTGGCCAAGCACCGGCGGTCACACGTCGGCGACCACTTGTACAA ATGTGATCAGTGCACAGAAGGCTTCCGTTTGAAATCCGAGCTCACTCAGCACATATCAGAGCATTTCCTCGCATCCAAGTTAGAAGcagagaaaaataataaatcggATTTAAAATTAGACAAAGATGGTGAAAGTGGTATTGAGAGCGAGTTTTTGACGAATGgaagttaa
- the LOC105390501 gene encoding zinc finger protein 660 isoform X2 codes for MALQAENLTTCCRTCTEGSLEMFDVFATYNSLVIAEVLCTCTAVKIEKDDSLPQQICIKCYKQLTMFVDYKAQAELADSKLRASLSSGKLEVSVKEEQDSFENYPCDEDYSFDYTDETESEVKQEYCRTEAEVTEKKKSKNFSCHVCSEVFRKLIHLRNHIRTEHPGERIKSEFTCKVCGKSFKHHNRLLRHNLIHDTKQKQFPCVLCPESFRRMSLLTSHLIIEHNQIGDVKLGAICDIGVNDNQEIKKEEPDIFLCDVCSCTFDSAHSLAAHKKKHTKPGRVLACSICGKVFKKTSHLKRHELTHDVNRPYKCCLCKKAFVKESDLLSHLDKHKGISSGPYRCAICSKEFTHKSALTTHIKIHTGDRPYLCPTCGKRFDSSNNLKQHIRRHNGEKPFECNLCPKRFISKGELKSHGVTHTGLLAWTCDQCGAAFTKSTTLHKHRMRHLGVKPHPCDKCPMKFTTKDHLKRHYRIHTGEKPYKCEFCTRAFSQSNDLAKHRRSHVGDHLYKCDQCTEGFRLKSELTQHISEHFLASKLEAEKNNKSDLKLDKDGESGIESEFLTNGS; via the exons ATGGCTTTGCAAGCAGAGAATTTGACGACTTGCTGTCGAACTTGCACAGAGGGCTCATTGGAAATGTTCGATGTGTTTGCAACTTATAACAGCTTAGTTATTGCCGAGGTGCTCTGCACATGCACAGCTGTAAAG ATTGAAAAAGACGATAGTTTACCTCAACAAATATGCATAAAATGCTACAAGCAGCTCACAATGTTTGTAGACTACAAAGCACAGGCGGAGCTGGCAGATTCTAAACTACGAGCTTCACTGTCCAGTGGAAAACTAGAGGTTTCTGTCAAAGAAGAGCAAGACTCCTTTGAAAATTACCCATGTGATGAAGACTACTCCTTTGATTATACAGATGAAACTGAATCAGAGGTTAAGCAAGAGTACTGTAGAACAGAGGCAGAAGTAACAGAAAAAAAGAAATCAAAAAATTTCAGCTGCCACGTTTGCTCTGAAGTATTTAGGAAACTGATTCACTTGAGGAATCACATAAGAACAGAGCATCCTGGCGAACGTATCAAGTCTGAATTCACATGCAAGGTGTGTGGTAAATCATTCAAGCACCATAATAGACTGTTACGACATAATCTAATCCATGATACAAAGCAGAAGCAATTCCCCTGTGTATTATGTCCTGAAAGCTTCCGCAGGATGTCTTTATTGACTAGTCACTTAATAATCGAACATAATCAAATAGGAGATGTGAAACTTGGAGCAATATGTGATATTGGTGTGAACGACAACCaagaaataaagaaagaaGAACCAGACATATTCTTGTGCGATGTTTGCTCATGCACATTTGACTCAGCCCATTCGTTGGCAGCACATAAAAAGAAGCACACAAAACCTGGCAGGGTACTTGCATGTTCAATTTGtggaaaagtttttaagaAGACAAGTCATTTAAAACGTCATGAACTAACACATGATGTGAATAGACCATACAAGTGTTGTTTATGTAAGAAGGCCTTTGTAAAAGAGTCTGACTTATTATCACACTTGGATAAGCATAAGGGAATATCCTCTGGACCGTACAGGTGTGCTATTTGCTCAAAAGAGTTTACACACAAATCAGCATTGACAacacatataaaaatacatactggGGATAGGCCTTATTTATGTCCAACCTGTGGGAAGAGGTTTGATTCTAGCAACAACTTAAAACAGCACATAAGGAGGCATAATGGCGAAAAACCGTTTGAGTGCAATTTGTGTCCAAAAAGATTTATAAGTAAAG GGGAGCTCAAGTCGCACGGCGTGACCCACACAGGACTCC TCGCGTGGACGTGCGACCAGTGCGGCGCCGCCTTCACCAAGTCCACCACCCTGCACAAGCACCGGATGAGGCACCTCGGGGTCAAGCCGCACCCGTGCGACAAGTGCCCCATGAA ATTCACAACAAAAGACCATCTAAAGCGTCACTACCGCATCCACACCGGCGAGAAGCCATACAAGTGCGAGTTCTGCACGCGCGCGTTCTCCCAGAGCAACGACCTGGCCAAGCACCGGCGGTCACACGTCGGCGACCACTTGTACAA ATGTGATCAGTGCACAGAAGGCTTCCGTTTGAAATCCGAGCTCACTCAGCACATATCAGAGCATTTCCTCGCATCCAAGTTAGAAGcagagaaaaataataaatcggATTTAAAATTAGACAAAGATGGTGAAAGTGGTATTGAGAGCGAGTTTTTGACGAATGgaagttaa
- the LOC105390501 gene encoding zinc finger protein 83 isoform X1: protein MALQAENLTTCCRTCTEGSLEMFDVFATYNSLVIAEVLCTCTAVKIEKDDSLPQQICIKCYKQLTMFVDYKAQAELADSKLRASLSSGKLEVSVKEEQDSFENYPCDEDYSFDYTDETESEVKQEYCRTEAEVTEKKKSKNFSCHVCSEVFRKLIHLRNHIRTEHPGERIKSEFTCKVCGKSFKHHNRLLRHNLIHDTKQKQFPCVLCPESFRRMSLLTSHLIIEHNQIGDVKLGAICDIGVNDNQEIKKEEPDIFLCDVCSCTFDSAHSLAAHKKKHTKPGRVLACSICGKVFKKTSHLKRHELTHDVNRPYKCCLCKKAFVKESDLLSHLDKHKGISSGPYRCAICSKEFTHKSALTTHIKIHTGDRPYLCPTCGKRFDSSNNLKQHIRRHNGEKPFECNLCPKRFISKGELKSHGVTHTGLRAWTCDQCGAAFTKSTTLHKHRMRHLGVKPHPCDKCPMKFTTKDHLKRHYRIHTGEKPYKCEFCTRAFSQSNDLAKHRRSHVGDHLYKCDQCTEGFRLKSELTQHISEHFLASKLEAEKNNKSDLKLDKDGESGIESEFLTNGS from the exons ATGGCTTTGCAAGCAGAGAATTTGACGACTTGCTGTCGAACTTGCACAGAGGGCTCATTGGAAATGTTCGATGTGTTTGCAACTTATAACAGCTTAGTTATTGCCGAGGTGCTCTGCACATGCACAGCTGTAAAG ATTGAAAAAGACGATAGTTTACCTCAACAAATATGCATAAAATGCTACAAGCAGCTCACAATGTTTGTAGACTACAAAGCACAGGCGGAGCTGGCAGATTCTAAACTACGAGCTTCACTGTCCAGTGGAAAACTAGAGGTTTCTGTCAAAGAAGAGCAAGACTCCTTTGAAAATTACCCATGTGATGAAGACTACTCCTTTGATTATACAGATGAAACTGAATCAGAGGTTAAGCAAGAGTACTGTAGAACAGAGGCAGAAGTAACAGAAAAAAAGAAATCAAAAAATTTCAGCTGCCACGTTTGCTCTGAAGTATTTAGGAAACTGATTCACTTGAGGAATCACATAAGAACAGAGCATCCTGGCGAACGTATCAAGTCTGAATTCACATGCAAGGTGTGTGGTAAATCATTCAAGCACCATAATAGACTGTTACGACATAATCTAATCCATGATACAAAGCAGAAGCAATTCCCCTGTGTATTATGTCCTGAAAGCTTCCGCAGGATGTCTTTATTGACTAGTCACTTAATAATCGAACATAATCAAATAGGAGATGTGAAACTTGGAGCAATATGTGATATTGGTGTGAACGACAACCaagaaataaagaaagaaGAACCAGACATATTCTTGTGCGATGTTTGCTCATGCACATTTGACTCAGCCCATTCGTTGGCAGCACATAAAAAGAAGCACACAAAACCTGGCAGGGTACTTGCATGTTCAATTTGtggaaaagtttttaagaAGACAAGTCATTTAAAACGTCATGAACTAACACATGATGTGAATAGACCATACAAGTGTTGTTTATGTAAGAAGGCCTTTGTAAAAGAGTCTGACTTATTATCACACTTGGATAAGCATAAGGGAATATCCTCTGGACCGTACAGGTGTGCTATTTGCTCAAAAGAGTTTACACACAAATCAGCATTGACAacacatataaaaatacatactggGGATAGGCCTTATTTATGTCCAACCTGTGGGAAGAGGTTTGATTCTAGCAACAACTTAAAACAGCACATAAGGAGGCATAATGGCGAAAAACCGTTTGAGTGCAATTTGTGTCCAAAAAGATTTATAAGTAAAG GGGAGCTCAAGTCGCACGGCGTGACCCACACAGGACTCCGTGCATGGACGTGCGACCAGTGCGGCGCCGCCTTCACCAAGTCCACCACCCTGCACAAGCACCGGATGAGGCACCTCGGGGTCAAGCCGCACCCGTGTGACAAGTGTCCCATGAA ATTCACAACAAAAGACCATCTAAAGCGTCACTACCGCATCCACACCGGCGAGAAGCCATACAAGTGCGAGTTCTGCACGCGCGCGTTCTCCCAGAGCAACGACCTGGCCAAGCACCGGCGGTCACACGTCGGCGACCACTTGTACAA ATGTGATCAGTGCACAGAAGGCTTCCGTTTGAAATCCGAGCTCACTCAGCACATATCAGAGCATTTCCTCGCATCCAAGTTAGAAGcagagaaaaataataaatcggATTTAAAATTAGACAAAGATGGTGAAAGTGGTATTGAGAGCGAGTTTTTGACGAATGgaagttaa